In the genome of Bremerella sp. JC817, one region contains:
- a CDS encoding PP2C family protein-serine/threonine phosphatase, which produces MAFTLVLALAALFQLVAVVLALRLNTIYRRRYAWLFISGAGILMTFWIGASLIDTYRNPPETIVWEPTLWVQTLATLLTSILFFAGIGTIEPLFKENEAARALLASENALLNREVQHSREELQLAQKVQANLLPHSAPSIEGLEIAFLTRPAEWTSGDYFDFVQVNDHRLLVTVADVCGHGLGPALLMTTSRSYFRGISHTRKECQPILNTWNKVISDDIETGDFMTAIVVELDLHQLRLSYLGAGQNGLLIDVDGSHHELERSGPPLGVLPTFQFPEPNVEELRSGQVLVLCTDGIHETVGQDGSQFGMQRLGDLIADHRHQSASQLVQTLDSEVIAFSSAPQPQDDLTAVIIKIL; this is translated from the coding sequence ATGGCATTCACCCTCGTTCTGGCACTCGCCGCTCTGTTTCAATTGGTCGCAGTCGTCCTGGCACTGCGGCTCAATACAATCTATCGTCGTCGCTATGCCTGGCTGTTTATCTCTGGGGCGGGCATCTTGATGACCTTCTGGATCGGTGCCAGTTTGATCGACACCTATCGGAACCCGCCCGAGACCATCGTCTGGGAGCCGACCCTCTGGGTGCAAACCTTGGCAACGCTGCTGACTTCGATCTTGTTCTTCGCCGGGATTGGCACGATCGAGCCCCTGTTTAAAGAGAACGAAGCGGCCAGGGCTTTATTGGCCAGCGAGAACGCGTTGCTCAATCGCGAAGTGCAGCATAGTCGCGAAGAACTACAGCTCGCCCAGAAGGTGCAAGCGAATCTGCTGCCGCATAGTGCGCCTTCGATAGAAGGCCTGGAGATCGCCTTTCTGACCCGGCCGGCCGAATGGACCAGTGGCGACTACTTCGACTTCGTTCAGGTCAACGACCATCGCCTGCTGGTAACGGTCGCTGATGTTTGTGGCCATGGTCTTGGTCCGGCCCTGCTGATGACGACGTCGCGGTCCTATTTTCGCGGTATCTCGCACACGCGGAAGGAATGTCAGCCGATCCTGAATACCTGGAACAAGGTGATCAGTGACGACATCGAGACGGGCGACTTTATGACCGCGATCGTCGTGGAACTCGACCTGCACCAGCTGCGACTTTCGTATCTCGGGGCAGGGCAGAATGGTCTGTTGATCGACGTTGATGGCAGCCACCACGAACTAGAACGAAGCGGCCCCCCACTGGGCGTTCTACCAACCTTCCAATTCCCCGAACCGAATGTGGAAGAACTTCGCTCGGGCCAGGTTCTCGTGCTGTGCACCGATGGCATTCACGAAACAGTCGGACAAGATGGTAGCCAGTTTGGCATGCAGCGATTGGGGGATCTCATCGCCGATCATCGTCACCAGTCGGCCAGCCAGCTTGTGCAAACGCTCGACAGCGAAGTCATCGCGTTCTCGTCCGCACCGCAGCCTCAAGATGATTTGACCGCGGTGATTATCAAGATTCTGTAG
- a CDS encoding fused MFS/spermidine synthase: protein MASEKNSLVQTWLLPLAVLWSAFLLFQVQPLISKTILPWFGGSPTVWTTCMLFFQVFLFTGYLYAHLLATWCPRRWQGLVHAGLMLAALLLMPISPSEDWKPPADAWPAGYILLLLVSHLGLPYFLLSANGPLLQHWFSEIAPGKVPYRLYALSNIGSLAALLTYPFVVEPNWTLPIQSGAWSWGYFGFALILLPIAYKISRLPIETMSTESSESTLEAADQAAPSWKTMASWVALPAFACIMLLATTNHVCQDMAVVPFLWVVPLSLYLLTFIFCFDGDGWYRRGWLGWMTIGSIVLISALQLLGGMLDIAWVAVSYFGAMFFVCMICHGELVRLKPAPRHLTLFYLTISAGGAIGGLFVSLVCPMIFSQYYEMPLSLIVAFGLAMHVTVTSVEKQFGSVPLWSMGLMFMGMLAMLSGQLRGFQSDYLESHRNFYGVLNLGQVPTANGGPILAMYHGRIMHGFQYQSPEKRRKPTSYYAEDTGVGLTMARLPQAEGKRVGVVGLGAGTLAAYGKPGDYFRFYEINDDVIEMAEESFTYLSDCPAETDIVLGDARLSLEQEPDQQFDVLVLDAFSGDAIPTHLLTQEAFEIYERHLADGGVLAIHVSNKHLDLRPVVLGTCDQFDFETLYITTAPDAATQATGSQWIIASKNSQFLSDDTMQSATTKLRPKMVYAKPWTDNFSNLLEVLK, encoded by the coding sequence GTGGCGAGCGAGAAGAACTCATTAGTCCAGACCTGGCTTTTGCCTTTGGCAGTCCTGTGGAGTGCGTTTTTGCTGTTCCAGGTCCAGCCATTGATCAGCAAAACCATCTTGCCCTGGTTTGGCGGCAGTCCGACCGTCTGGACGACCTGTATGCTGTTTTTTCAGGTCTTCCTCTTCACGGGTTACCTTTATGCGCATTTGCTAGCAACATGGTGTCCCCGCCGCTGGCAAGGTTTAGTCCATGCCGGATTGATGCTAGCAGCCTTGCTGTTGATGCCGATTTCCCCCAGCGAAGATTGGAAGCCGCCAGCGGATGCCTGGCCGGCGGGCTATATCTTGCTGCTTCTGGTCTCGCACCTGGGGCTACCTTACTTTCTGCTCTCGGCCAACGGACCGCTGCTGCAACATTGGTTCAGCGAGATTGCCCCCGGCAAAGTGCCTTACCGGTTGTATGCCTTGTCGAACATCGGGTCGCTGGCGGCGCTGCTGACCTATCCGTTTGTGGTAGAACCGAACTGGACGTTGCCGATTCAGTCGGGAGCATGGAGCTGGGGCTACTTCGGTTTCGCCCTGATCCTGCTACCGATTGCGTATAAGATCTCACGCCTTCCGATCGAAACGATGTCGACGGAATCGAGCGAATCGACGCTGGAAGCTGCCGACCAAGCCGCCCCAAGTTGGAAGACAATGGCGTCCTGGGTTGCGCTGCCGGCGTTTGCCTGCATCATGCTGTTGGCCACGACCAATCACGTTTGCCAAGACATGGCGGTGGTCCCTTTCTTGTGGGTGGTGCCGCTGAGCCTTTACCTGCTGACGTTCATCTTCTGCTTCGATGGTGATGGCTGGTATCGCCGGGGATGGCTCGGCTGGATGACCATCGGCAGCATTGTGCTGATCAGCGCGTTGCAGCTTCTGGGCGGAATGCTCGACATTGCCTGGGTTGCGGTTTCCTACTTCGGAGCAATGTTCTTCGTCTGCATGATCTGCCACGGCGAGCTGGTCCGCTTAAAGCCAGCGCCACGCCACCTGACATTGTTCTATCTGACGATTTCCGCCGGTGGAGCGATCGGTGGTTTGTTCGTGTCGCTCGTTTGCCCGATGATCTTCTCGCAGTACTACGAGATGCCGTTGAGCTTGATCGTTGCGTTCGGGCTGGCGATGCATGTCACCGTGACCTCGGTCGAAAAGCAATTCGGTTCGGTACCGCTCTGGTCGATGGGGCTGATGTTCATGGGCATGCTGGCGATGTTGTCTGGTCAGCTTCGTGGTTTCCAGTCGGACTATCTTGAGTCGCATAGAAACTTCTACGGAGTGTTGAACCTCGGTCAGGTTCCGACCGCCAACGGCGGGCCAATTCTGGCGATGTACCATGGCCGGATCATGCATGGGTTTCAGTATCAGTCACCGGAGAAGCGTCGCAAGCCAACGTCTTACTACGCGGAAGACACCGGCGTCGGACTGACGATGGCTCGCTTGCCGCAGGCAGAAGGCAAACGGGTAGGCGTGGTCGGACTAGGTGCCGGAACGCTGGCCGCGTACGGCAAGCCTGGCGATTACTTCCGCTTTTACGAAATCAACGACGATGTAATCGAGATGGCGGAGGAGTCGTTCACTTACTTGAGCGATTGCCCGGCCGAAACCGACATCGTGCTCGGCGATGCCCGGCTTTCGCTCGAACAAGAGCCGGATCAACAATTCGATGTGCTGGTGCTGGATGCCTTCAGCGGCGATGCAATTCCGACGCACCTGCTCACTCAGGAAGCGTTCGAAATCTATGAGCGTCATCTGGCCGACGGCGGTGTGCTGGCAATTCATGTCAGCAACAAGCACCTCGACCTGCGGCCGGTCGTGTTGGGAACGTGCGATCAGTTCGACTTCGAGACGCTTTACATCACCACGGCTCCCGATGCCGCCACCCAGGCCACCGGTTCGCAGTGGATCATCGCCTCGAAGAACTCGCAGTTTCTCTCGGACGACACCATGCAATCGGCAACGACCAAGCTGAGGCCGAAGATGGTTTATGCCAAGCCTTGGACCGACAACTTCAGTAACCTGCTAGAAGTGCTGAAGTAG